One Sphaerisporangium krabiense DNA segment encodes these proteins:
- a CDS encoding DUF1707 and FHA domain-containing protein — protein MSSTHPPVRASDGDRDRAIDQLRDHAAEGKISHDTFLGRVDQALRARSQVELTDLVSDLPPRGKWRRRFTESVAAISEFTNRVESAWKRPRLPRLALPGDSRVRYVVGRGSECDLVLTDLTVSRVHAELRRDTEDWMLIDLGSLNGTRLNGWRLVGPARVRIGDEVSFGECAFVLTTAT, from the coding sequence ATGAGTTCGACGCACCCGCCTGTGCGCGCCTCCGACGGGGATCGTGATCGCGCGATCGATCAACTGCGCGATCATGCCGCCGAGGGGAAGATCTCACACGACACGTTCCTCGGACGGGTCGACCAGGCGCTGCGGGCGCGCAGTCAGGTCGAGCTGACCGACCTCGTGTCCGACCTGCCGCCGCGCGGGAAGTGGCGGCGCAGGTTCACCGAGTCCGTCGCGGCGATCTCCGAGTTCACCAACCGGGTCGAGAGCGCCTGGAAGCGGCCCAGGCTCCCCCGGCTCGCGCTGCCCGGGGACAGCCGCGTGCGGTACGTGGTCGGGCGGGGGTCGGAGTGCGATCTGGTGCTGACCGACCTCACGGTCTCGCGCGTACACGCCGAGCTGCGGCGGGACACCGAGGACTGGATGCTGATCGACCTCGGGTCGCTCAACGGGACGCGCCTGAACGGCTGGCGGCTGGTCGGTCCCGCGCGGGTGCGCATCGGCGACGAGGTGTCGTTCGGCGAGTGCGCGTTCGTCCTGACGACGGCCACCTGA
- a CDS encoding PadR family transcriptional regulator produces the protein MSVRHGLLALLTQGPRYGYQLRAEFEASTGATWPLNIGQVYTTLSRMERDGLVAPGEQDEQGRVVYAITEEGRAELRRWFGTPIAQADRPRDELVIKLAMAVTAREVDVRRVVRAQRTATMRALQELNRAKRAQSGAAQRLVLDSMIFQAEAEQRWLDHCEAVLAEPPPSSGRTSGRPTSNGRTSQETSDDE, from the coding sequence ATGTCGGTCCGTCATGGTCTGCTGGCTCTTCTGACGCAGGGGCCGCGGTACGGGTATCAGCTTCGGGCTGAGTTCGAGGCGTCCACAGGGGCGACCTGGCCACTGAACATCGGCCAGGTCTACACGACGTTGTCGCGCATGGAGCGGGACGGGCTGGTGGCGCCCGGGGAGCAGGACGAGCAGGGGCGTGTCGTCTACGCCATCACGGAGGAGGGCCGGGCCGAGCTGCGGCGATGGTTCGGCACCCCCATCGCGCAGGCCGACCGGCCACGGGACGAGCTGGTGATCAAGCTCGCCATGGCCGTCACCGCGCGGGAGGTCGACGTGCGGCGGGTGGTCCGGGCACAGCGCACCGCGACCATGCGCGCGCTCCAGGAGCTGAACCGCGCCAAGCGGGCGCAGTCCGGGGCGGCGCAGCGGCTCGTGCTCGACTCCATGATCTTCCAGGCGGAGGCGGAGCAGCGCTGGCTGGACCACTGCGAGGCCGTGCTCGCCGAGCCGCCGCCGTCCTCAGGGCGGACATCGGGCCGCCCCACGTCCAACGGCAGGACTTCTCAGGAGACGAGTGATGATGAGTGA
- a CDS encoding ABC transporter ATP-binding protein: MMSERVVRLAEVTRVHGEGPQAVRALDGVSLEVAAGELVAVMGPSGSGKSTLLNIAGGLDRPTSGTVAVEGAELGTLSAKALARLRRRHVGYVFQDLNLIPSLTAEENVMLPRELDGVAARQARREAREVLDEVGVPGAGGRFPDELSGGQRQRVAIARALVGERRLLLADEPTGALDTAAGEEILALLRARCDAGAAVLLVTHEPRHAAWADKVIFLRDGAVADRTDEGADELRTRSGGAR, translated from the coding sequence ATGATGAGTGAGCGTGTGGTGCGGCTCGCCGAGGTGACCCGCGTGCACGGGGAGGGTCCACAGGCGGTTCGCGCCCTGGACGGCGTGAGCTTAGAAGTGGCCGCGGGCGAGCTCGTGGCCGTCATGGGCCCTTCGGGGTCGGGCAAGTCGACATTGCTGAACATCGCCGGAGGGCTCGACCGGCCCACCTCGGGCACGGTCGCCGTCGAGGGCGCCGAGCTCGGGACGCTGTCGGCCAAGGCGCTGGCCAGGCTGCGCCGCCGGCACGTCGGGTACGTCTTCCAGGACCTCAACCTGATCCCGTCGCTGACGGCCGAGGAGAACGTCATGCTCCCGCGCGAGCTGGACGGCGTCGCGGCCCGCCAGGCACGGCGGGAGGCCAGGGAGGTCCTGGACGAGGTCGGGGTCCCCGGGGCCGGCGGCCGGTTCCCCGACGAGCTGTCCGGCGGGCAGCGGCAGCGGGTGGCCATCGCGCGCGCCCTGGTGGGGGAGCGCAGGCTGCTGCTCGCCGACGAGCCGACCGGCGCGCTCGACACGGCCGCGGGGGAGGAGATCCTCGCCCTGCTCAGGGCGCGGTGCGACGCGGGCGCGGCGGTGCTGCTGGTCACCCACGAGCCCCGCCACGCCGCCTGGGCCGACAAGGTGATCTTCCTGAGGGACGGCGCCGTCGCCGACCGCACGGACGAGGGCGCGGACGAGCTCCGTACGCGTTCCGGAGGGGCGAGATGA